The following coding sequences are from one Lolium rigidum isolate FL_2022 chromosome 6, APGP_CSIRO_Lrig_0.1, whole genome shotgun sequence window:
- the LOC124662838 gene encoding cyclin-dependent protein kinase inhibitor SMR4-like, with amino-acid sequence MDSGGGAESAAAAGGGYGCGGWETPKRQECRIPATLPCPAAPRKAAADFGKPRGPPKNGYFQPPDLEALFALAPRRRASCA; translated from the coding sequence AtggacagcggcggcggcgcagagtcggcggcagcagcaggcggcggatACGGCTGCGGCGGGTGGGAGACGCCGAAGCGGCAGGAGTGCCGCATCCCGGCCACGCTGCCCTGCCCCGCCGCGCCCAGGAAGGCCGCGGCAGACTTCGGCAAGCCGCGCGGCCCGCCCAAGAACGGATACTTCCAGCCGCCCGACCTCGAGGCCCTCTTCGCGCTCGCGCCGCGCAGACGGGCCTCCTGCGCCTGA